In one Gracilinanus agilis isolate LMUSP501 chromosome 6, AgileGrace, whole genome shotgun sequence genomic region, the following are encoded:
- the LOC123252720 gene encoding olfactory receptor 5A1-like: MATGRNTTAVTKFILLGFIEHPELQVFLFMLFLGIYLMTLAWNLFLIILIRIDSHLHSPMYFFLSNLSFVDIAYTSSIAPKMLYDFFREQKTISFVGCAAQLFVFIEMGGAECCLLAAMAYDRYIAISNPLLYAAVMPPSICVKMAVAAHVGGVFTGLVQTSSVFQLHFCGPDIINHFFCDIPPLLTLSCSSILPSQVVNYTVVCMVGGTSATIVLVSYVYIIATVMKIHSARGRAKAFNTCASHLIAVTLFYGSGLFAYLHPSSKSSLNQDKVVSMFYGAVIPMLNPIIYSLRNKEIKDALEKLKEKRRQMSMCALFP, from the coding sequence ATGGCTACAGGTAGGAATACCACAGCAGTGACCAAGTTTATCCTTCTGGGGTTCATTGAGCATCCAGAACTTCAGGTCTTCCTCTTTATGTTGTTCCTGGGAATCTACCTTATGACTCTAGCTTGGAACCTGTTCCTCATCATCCTCATCAGGATTGACTCTCATCTCCATTCCCCCATGTACTTCTTCCTCAGTAATTTATCCTTTGTTGACATTGCATACACTTCCTCTATTGCCCCCAAGATGCTCTATGACTTCTTCAGGGAACAAAAGACCATCTCCTTTGTGGGCTGTGCTGCTCAGCTATTTGTCTTCATTGAGATGGGGGGCGCTGAGTGCTGTCTCCTGGCTGCCATGGCATATGACCGATACATTGCCATTTCCAACCCACTGCTCTATGCAGCTGTCATGCCCCCTTCCATTTGTGTGAAGATGGCTGTGGCAGCACATGTTGGGGGAGTTTTTACTGGCTTGGTCCAAACCAGCTCTGTGTTCCAGCTCCACTTCTGTGGGCCAGACATAATTAATCATTTCTTCTGTGATATTCCTCCCTTGTTAACCCTCTCCTGTTCCAGCATACTTCCTAGTCAAGTGGTGAACTACACTGTTGTGTGTATGGTTGGGGGGACATCAGCCACCATTGTTTTGGTCTCCTATGTTTACATCATTGCAACGGTTATGAAGATCCATTCAGCCAGAGGACGGGCAAAGGCTTTCAACACCTGTGCCTCTCATCTGATAGCTGTGACACTCTTCTATGGCTCTGGCCTCTTTGCCTATCTCCACCCTAGTTCCAAGTCCTCACTAAACCAAGATAAAGTGGTGTCCATGTTCTATGGAGCTGTGATCCCCATGTTAAACCCCATCATATATAGTTTGAGAAACAAGGAGATCAAAGATGCATTGGAGAAACtcaaggagaagagaaggcagaTGTCCATGTGTGCCCTCTTTCCTTAA